Within Candidatus Francisella endociliophora, the genomic segment GTGGAAAAGGTGCTGCTATTATATCAACTCCTTTAATATTACTATTTTTACCGAAGAATTTGATTTGCTGAGCATCCTTATCGTATTCCCACTTAGCACCTGCATTAGTCAATTTCTCAAGAGGTTTTTTGATATTATAAGTATCTTGAGTATTAATATTTGTAATTGTTACATTTGTTTTATACAAATATGCCATAGCAGCATATGTCATAGCTTGAATGCGATCATATATTATTTCAAATTCACAACCTGATAATCTTGCTACTCCAAGAATTTTGATCTTACGACTTTCAAGATCAAAGTCTATATTAGCACCACATTTATTTAGATAATCAATCAAAGAAACCACTTCTGGTTCAAGAGCAACATTTTCAAGTATAACTTGTGAATTTCCTATCACAGCATACATTACAAGGTTCATAGTTGCACCAACAGATGGAAAAGCCATTCTAAACTCAGCATTTTTTTCTTCTTTATAAGAAACCTCTATATGATCATCAGCTAACTTTACTTCTGCACCCAAAGCTTCCAAACCTGTCAAATGTATATCAAAAGGCCTTTTTTCACTAAAACTACATCCTCCAGGGAAACCTATTTTAACGCGCCCCTTTCTCTTCAACATAGAACCTAAAAGCATTAATGAACAACGAGTCTTTGAAGTCATATCTCCACATAACTCGAGCATATCTGTAGTAATACCAGATGTATCAATACTGACATTTTCACCTTTTTCTACAACCTTAGCACCTACACTTTCTAATATTTCTTTAGCGCCTTTGTAATCCAAAAGAGTTGTAGGAACATTTGTAAACTTTGTTTTTGAGTCAGGAATTAGACTCGCAAAAATTAAATGAAGCAAGGCATTTTTTGCTCCACTAATATTGATAGTTATTTCATCAGCAATCTTATCTAGCTTTCTTACTCTTACTGCCTTCATCTTTTGCTCTCTTATTTTTTCTATCTGCAAATGGATTTTCTGATTGCTTGAACTCAAATGCTATAGGTGTTCCTCTAAACTCTAAAGCTTCTCTAAAGAAGTTTTCCAAATATCTTTTGTATGAATTTGGTAATTTGTTTACTTGATTTCCATGAATCACAATTACAGGAGGATTATGTCCTCCAACATGTGCATATTTTAGCTTAATTCTAAATTTACCAACCATCGGAGGAGTATGTGCCTCAACGGCTAATTGCATCAGTCGTGTAGCATCTGCTGTAGTTACTTTTTTATTTGCACATTCATAAGCAGTATCTATTGATTCAAAAATATGTCCTACATTTGTACCATGTAGTGCTGAAATAAAATGGATATCTACATAATCTTGTAAGAAAAATAGCTTCCTCTTTAGATCTTGTTTAACTTGATTTTTATCTTCTTCACTCATGCCATCCCATTTATTGACGGCTAAAACTAAGGCTCTACCATTTTTGATAGCAAAATGTATCAAGCTCAAATCTTGATCTGATATACCAGTTCGAGCATCCACTACAGCTACAACAACATTTGAATCTTGAATAGCTTGAAGAGTTTTAACAACTGAGAACTTCTCAAGAGTTTGTTTTACTTTACCTCTCTTACGTACACCTGCTGTATCAACAATAGTATACTTCTTACCATGGCGCTCAAAAGGAATACTAACACTATCAATAGTCGTACCAGGCATATCAAATACGACCACTCTATCTTCACCCAACATTCTATTTGTAAGAGTTGATTTACCAACATTCGGACGACCAATTAGAGAGTAATGGATACCATGACGAGCTTGCTCTTTATGCTCGCCTGACTGTGTATAGTCTTGATAATACTCATTCAAAGGTTTTTTTAAAAACTTATCTACAAGCTTTTGAGTGTTTCTACGATGTGCTGCCGATATAGCAAAGACCTTATCAAAGCCAAAACTATAGAAGTCTGCCATTGCACCTTCTTCATCAACACCATCAACCTTATTAACGACAACAATAACTCTTTTATCTCGTTGACGTAAAAGATTAGCAACATACTCATCACCTGATGTAATACCTGATCTACCATCTACTACAAAAAAGACCAAATTAGCTTCATCTATAGCCATTTCAGATTGCTTTGCCATGAACTCGTCAAAACCAGCATCTTGATCAGATATACCACCGGTATCAACAACAAGATAGTCTAAACCATCATATTTTGCCTGACCATATTGACGGTCACGAGTAACACCTTCAAAGTCAAAAACTAGGGCATCACGAGAGTTTGTCAGTACATTAAAGAGCGTTGATTTCCCAACATTTGCTCTACCGACTATTGCAACTAAAAAAGACATTATTATTCTTAAATCTTATAATTAAAATATTATGCTAATGTTACTCTATTTGAGAGATTTTATAAAGCGATAGATGAAATATAGGTTTTGAACCTCCTATATGCACAGAATTAACCCTCAATTATATAAGTCGGTCAATAGTCTTTTTGCTGTTCATCTTAAGGCTATATTTACAAAACAATTGATAAAATAAGGTAAGTATGCTTATCAAAACTCTTTAATCCAGAAATTTAAGCCACTAGTCTGCTCTTTAGTTGAGCCATCAGCTTGTATCTTTGGCCAACTACATTCTACCCGCATATCTAAGCGCTCTACAAATCCCATTGATTTCCACATTTTATTAGGATCAAAGTAGTCCGCTGGAATATTATCAGAATCTTTAATAATAGTAGCAAAACATAATTTATCAAACCCCAAAGACTTAGCCTCTTTCTCTCTAAGTTGATAAATTTGCTTTGATATACCTTGATTACGATAGTCCTGATCTATCATAATTTCACCATAATAATAAAATCTCTCAACATCATAGCCTTTTTCAACAAACGGTTTATGAGTATCATCACATAAGTGAGCATTTGATAATGCGATAGATGTAGCCACTGCTACTACTTTATCAGCGTCTTTAACCAAAATCACTCTAGCTGTTGAATCTTTTATAAAATCTTTAAAATACTCTCTTTCGTATTCAAGATTACCATCATATAAATAAGGATATTCTCTGAAGACCTTAATTCTAAGATCAATCACATCATTTAAGAATTTATCTATTTCTAAGCCTTTAAGAATTACAAAATCCACTTCCCTACTCCTGTAAAATTAAAAATTAAATATAAACTGAAAGATCAAGTGTGAAAGTATTCATATATTGACCATTATAAAGACTTTGCCAAGAATACTCTGGCCCTAATAAAACATTATCATCAAAAAATGCTCTCTGTGTTGATATCAAAACCTGATTTTTGATACCCGACTCTGCTTTAAAATAACTCCCTTCAGCAGATAATGGCATTGGTATATTATCAGCATTATATGAATGTCCATAACTGACGTTAATATTCTGTCCACTTCCAAATAACTTAAACGCATATGCTGCCTGAACAGTAAAAGCACCTGCAAAGGCATTACTATAACCATTAAACTGTGTGCTTTGTGTAGTTGTAGTAGCCCAACCGCCACCTAGGTTTAAACTGCCTGGTAAAAATGGGATATCATTAAAGCTCCATGCTGTATCTACATTAAATTCACCAACCCTTTTATTGATAAAATTAAACCTTCCACTAGCACCACGAATATCGTGCATATATCCTATGTTAAAACCAACTTGAGCAATATCCTGAAAATTAACAGCATCAAAATAAGCTAATGAGAAAGTCGCATGATTTTTTGAATCTAAAAGCGTAAAGTTAGCATTGGCAGTATCTCCTTTATAATTAACAGCCGCATTTGTCACCCTAAGTGGGCGAAACATATTTGCTGTAATACTATTTGTCCATGGTCCACCACCACCATACGAACCAACAGATGGTCTATATTTACCGACAGAAACAAACACTGGAGTTGTATCAAGATTACCAAATATTACAAAAGCATCTTGTAAATCATAGTTATTATATTGGTCTGCAACAAAATCAAGGTTGGCTGTTACATAATGACCTAAATTAGCTAAGAAATATAAAGTTGCACTAGTCAGATATACATTCTCACCACTACCATCAAATGTACTACCATTATTCATAGTAATATCTGAACCTCTCCAGATTTGTGCATCCGCCTGTATAAACCCACCAAAGAAAATTGAGTAGTCATTAAAAAAACCTCTTTGGCGTAAAATACTTGATGCAAAAAGGTTACTTGGTAACTGACCTATAGGTACAGTATTATTACTAGAAAATGATCCCACATAGGTAACCTCACCTTGAGTAGTGATCTTAACCTGATTCGCAACATCGACACCTTTATCATCATTAGAATCCCCTAATGCTATCTGCTCTTGTAAATATTGCTCACGGATTTTATCATTTTCATGATCTGCGCTTATATCTTCTCTAAACTGTGCCTCTTGATGAGAGCCAAACTCAGTTACTATATCATCGTTATTTTGTTTATTATCAAGCTCTTGTATCTGTGCTTGAAGAAGTTCAATTTGACTTGTAAGTCTATCTACTTCTGACTTTTTAACACTAGAGGTTTTGCTAGCTGAGAAACTAACACCAAAGAAAATAAAAGATATTATTAGGGTAATAACTCTTTTAAACATGAAATATTTACTAGATATATACCGACATATCTAAAGTAAGTGTATTCATATACTGTCCAGTATACAGCTTCTGGTAAGCCCATTCTGGACCGAACAGTACATTATCATCAAAATAAGCCCTCTGAGCAGAGAAAACAAGCTGTTCTTTAATACCAACAGCACTCTTACCAAAACTAGGAGAAGCATTTGCTGTTACCATTGGTATATTTTTAGCGTTATATGACTGACCATAAGTAACACCAAAGTTTGTACTTCTGCCTCCTAAAACTAATGAATAGTTGGCTGCGCCATACCATGCACCAGATAAAACTCCCTCACCAGTGCCATTAAAGTCTTCCTTCTTACTGGTGGTCGCCCATCCTGCACCTAAGTTAAGGAAACCGCCACCAATTGTATAAGTCAAGTTACCATCAACGTTAAAGGCACCGACATTATCTTCTGAATGTCCCGTCAGATTATCTAGAGCTGAACCTATAGATGAATTGCCTGCACCAGCTATATTAAATACATAACCAACGTTAAAAGCTCCAACTAAATTTTGAGTCCAACTATCAGCATAGAAAAGACCCGTAGAGAAATTCGCTCGCTTATCATTAGAACCAAATACAGCAATGTTCGCGTTCCAGACTTGATCTTTATAGTTAACAGCTACATTTGTAACATTACCAGGTGATAAGAATTTAGTTATACCAGATGTCCAAGTACCACCACCGGCATATGTACCGACAGAAAGCTTACTTCTACCAGCAGATACGAAGAATGGTGAAGTATCTAAGTTACCAAAAATTACAAAAGCATTCCCAAGCCCAAAAGATCCTGACTCATCAGTATCAAAATCAAATTGCGCTGTTACATAGTGACCAAGATTTGACAGGAAGTATAAGTTTGCACCAGTTAGGTATATATTTTGACCATTAGCATTTGAATTTGGAGGAGTTTTTCCATCAACAGGAGCTCTTGGCAAACTATTACCAAACCACGCCTGGGCATCAGCCTCAATAAGACCACCAAAAAATACCGAGTAGTCATCAAACTTCTCTCTTTGGCCTAATAATGTAGAAGCAAATAAGTTTGATGAAATCTGTCCAATAGGATTACTGTTGTTACCAGAGTAGGCACCTAAGTATGTAATCTGGCCTCCTGTTGTAATAGCAGGCGCACCACCAACGTCAATACCTCCATTTTGATTAAACACACCACCAACAGGTGCATCACCAAGATTTACAATTGAGTCACTTGCATTGACATTTTCCATAATATCAGAGGCACTTTCACCTCCAACTAGAGCTTGACTTAAATCACCTCCTGCGCCAGCTGCTGCTGCAATTGAGCGAGGACTTTTGTTACCATCTACTTTTGAACTATATGTTGTAAATTGCGAACTACCGTTAGAAGTATTTTGCAGGCCACCTTTCTGTGCTTTTATCTGCTGTAACTGACCTTGTAATTGTTGAACCTGCTCTTGTAGTTTTAAAAGTAACTCTCTTTCATTAGCAGCTTGTTCATTCCCTTGATTACTATTAGTTGTCTGTGTTTGAGAACTTGACTTAGAATTTGTTTTACTACTTCCAATATTTTGGTCACCAATACTTGTTGCGCCAAGTGGTCCGCCTTGAGAAACAACCTCAGGAGAATCATCAGAATATGCATAGCCACAACAGGCTAAAACACTACCTAAAACAATACAAGTTTTCTTTAATTTACGCACCACAGACAAGCACCTTCTAAAATCAGCAACAAATGACTTCCTGAGTTTAGCACAATACTTAGTTTACTTTCAATAAAATTATACGGAGCAAAGTAGTAATTTTATTTATAATTAGATATGAAAAAGAATGAATAATTTAATAAATAACTAGATAGGCATATATGGTGCATATGTAGGAGTCCAAGAAGAAAGATTAATCAATTTTTCAATCTCTGCATCAAGCTCTTCTTCATCTAGATCTTCTAGATCTATATCCACCCCATGAACACCTTCAAATATAGCTTGTTTTGCTACAGCTTTTGTGATTTCTCTACTTACTTCAACTAAGTCCGTTATCTTAGCAAGTAGTGGCTGAGTAATATCTTCATTGATAACCATCGGTGATAATTCACTCAAACGATAACATGCTGCTCTAATCATACCGTCAGTCAAAGTTTTAGCATGAACTGCAACTGAGCCTAACCCTAGACCAGGGAAAATAAACGCGTTATTCCCTTGAGAAATACGATATTCACGACCATTGTACATAACATCTGGGAATGGACTGCCAGCTGCTATTAAAGCTTTTCCATCTGTCCACTTGATTATATCTTCAGGTAAAGCCTCACATAGAGATGTAGGGTTTGATAAAGGCATAATAATAGGATAACTATTATTTTCAGCCATAGTTCTAACAATCTCTTCCGTAAATGAACCTGGTTGTCCAGAAGTTCCTATCAAAATATCACATTTCGCATTTTTAACAGCTTCTTCAAGAGTTATATAGTCAAAATCTTCAACGTTCCAGTTATTGATCTCTTCACTAGTTTTCACAAAAGGCTTTTGCTCTGGAGTAATTCGTTTAGTCTTAAGCTTATCACACACTAAACCATATCTATCAACCAGATAGATACTTTCTCTAGCTCTTTCAATTGATACACCTGCTCTATCAGCAATTACATCTGCAAGCTGCCTAGCAATACCACAGCCTGCACTGCCTGCACCATAAATTACTATTTTAATGTCACAAATAGTGCTTATAGCTTCCTCTGCAGTTAATTCGCCGGCATTAATTTTAATTGTACTCGCAGTTTTAACGCCTGCGATACAGTTAGCTGCTGCAACAATACCAGTACCTTCAATATCATCATTAAATGTACAAAGTCTATCTTTGTAATGCTGTAAAATACGGGTTGCATTATCACGTCCCATATCTTCCCAGTGTAAAAAGACATTAGGAAACCTTGCTTTAACTTGAGTCACAAACTCTTCGATAAATTCATCATAAGTTTCACCAGAAATTCTTGGCAAACGTACACCAAGATACCCAGGAGCATTTATCAATGCATCATTGTTTGTTCCCATATCTAACTGAACAGGTAAAACTCTTGCTGGATCTATACCACTAGCAGCGACATAAACCATGATCTTACCAATACTAATGTTCATACCACCAATACCCTGATCACCAATACCAAGTACAGCTTCACCATCAGTTACAAGAACTAAATCTATACTGTTATATTCGTATCTTTCTAGCATCTTAGCGATATGCCTTTTATGGTTCACAGATATAAACAAACCATTTTGCTTTCTAAATTGGCTACTATATTTCTGTACAGCTTCACCAACCGTAGGAGTATATATAATAGGCATCACTTCTTCTAAATTCTCACGCACGAAATGATAAAAAAGCGTAGTGTTTAAATCATGAAGTCTATTTAAGAAAACATATTTTTCCAGAGAATTAGGTTTTGCATCAAACTGACGTCTAACTCTAATAGCTTGCTCTTCAAGGCTTTCAACTTTCTCTGGCAGATACCCCAAAAGATTAAATGCTAATCTCTCCTCAACACTAAAGGCAACATCTTTGTTCAACACCCTGTTGTTTAGTAGCTGCCTACCTGTAAGATTGGTTTCTATTGCAAAAACCTTTCCATTTTTATTACGTAACTTTCTTATTTTTTTTCCGCGTCTTTCCATGACTAACCACTTAAAATATTTAGTTTAAAAATACAATAAAAAACATCTAACTGATAAGTATCTAACAGTAGTTGCTTTTTTTCAACAAAAAATGAATACTATACGCTATTATACTCCCAAGAAATATTAGATTAAACCTTCTTTATTTATATAATGAAAATTATTACAAATTTAAATAAAACAATAGATAATACTCCCAAAGCTGTAGCAATAGGCTCATTTGATGGAGTACACTCAGGACATCAAGCAATAATTAGTAAACTGCTAAATATCGCTAAAACTAATAATTTGTCACCTTATATCCTTTTTTTTGAACCTTTACCAAAGGAATTTTTCTTGAAAGAAAAAGCTCCTCTTAGAATATATGATTTTAGAAATAAGGTCATAAACCTAAACAAGTTTGGTATCAAAAATATAATTTGCCACAAATTTGATCAAAAATTTGCAAATATTGAGGCTCAAGACTTCATTGAAGAGTTTTTGGTAAAAAAACTAAATGTAAAACACATAATTGTAGGTGATGATTTTAAATTTGGCAAAAAGCGTGTGGGGGATTATAACCTTCTTAAAAAATTCTCAACTATACACGATTTCACGGTTGATAAAGTTTCTACACTAAATATTGATAATCATCGTGTAAGTAGTAGCCAAATACGTCAAGCTATCACAGATCATGATTTAACCCAGGCTTGCAAACTGATTGGACAAACATTACGATTTAATTCTAGAGTAATTCATGGACAAAAAAATGGCAGAAAAATTGGCTTTCATACAGCAAACCAAAAATTACCTAAAAATTCCGTATTAAAAGGAGTATATCTATCTAAAGTCTACTTAGATGACAATACATACTATGGTGTAACCAATGCAGGCACCAGACCAACTATTGATGGAAAAAACAATTTACTAGAAACTCACATTTTTAATTTTGATAAAGAAATCTATGGTAAACATATAACTACAGAGATCATATCTTTCATTCGCTCTGAAAAGAAGTTCAACTCTTTTGATGAACTTAAATCTCAAATAACTCAAGATACAGAAACTGCAAAAAAATTAATTTCTTAATTTATCATAAACTATTTTAGTTTTTTAAAGAAAGGAGTATCCTTCAAGTCTTGATAGAATATTTCAAATAACTATATTCTAAAATGAAAAATTATATATCTCAGCCAACCTCATGGATTTATATAGCAGCTATCTTATTACCTTTTAATGGGGGCTATATTAACGCTATTGCTCTAATAAGTTTTTTACAAAATTCTGTAGGTTATGTAACAGGAAATCTAACTTCTGCTGGTGTTTTTCTAGCCGATCAAGAATATTTAATATTTCTAAGAATGCTTCTATTAGTTATATTTTTCTTAGGAGGCGCTATAATCAGTGGTTTAATAATAAAAAAACCTCATTACAATCAAGACTATAGTTACCCCACCAATCTAGGATTACAACTAACTTTAGTGGCTATTGCTATTTTGTTACTTAAATATCATATAAGGTACTGTGAATATCTACTTGCCATGAGCATGGGATTACAAAATGCTATGACGACTTACTATGGTTCTGCAATTATTAGAACTACTCATATGACAGGAACTACAACAGATCTAGGATTACTTATAGCTTATAAGATCAAGAATAAAAAAATTGCAGCCTGGAAATTTAAACTATATGTAATATTAATATTATCTTTTTTACTAGGCTCTTTTATTGGTGCTCTAACATTTAAAGAATTTCATGAAAACTCTCTCTACCTGTCTATAGCTATTTATTTAACTATGATTATTCTATATAAAAAGAGCTATCAAGAAAGTTAGTTTAATATCCACCTATTTATATAATTTATCTATTAACATAATTACCTTTGTACTTTATAATTTGAGCTTAAGTAGTTTAGATTTCTCAATATAAATATTTTAAATACCTAAGGAAACCAAATGAGTGACTATAAAGACACATTAAATCTCCCAAAGACATCCTTCTCAATGAAAGGAAACTTAGCAAACAAAGAGCCAATGATTCTTAACAAATGGGAAAAGCAAGGTATTTATAAAAAAATTAGAGAGCATTTTGCAGGTAGAGATAAGTTTGTACTTCATGATGGCCCTCCGTATGCGAATGGAAGTATCCATGTGGGTCACGCTGTAAACAAAATCCTCAAAGATATAATAGTTAAATCAAAAACACTAAGTGGATATGATGCTCCATATATCCCAACATGGGACTGTCACGGTTTACCAATTGAATTACAAGTCGAGAAAAAACACGGTAAAGCTGGTCAAAAAATATCAGAAGATGCTTTTAGAAAAGAGTGCCGTAAATATGCAAAAAAACAAGTAGAAATTCAGAAGAAAGACTTCAAAAGACTTGGTGTGTTAGGACAATGGGAACAACCATATCTAACAATGAACTTCGACTATGAAGCAAATATGATTAGAACCCTTGCAAAAATAATAGATAATGGTCACTTAAGTAAAGGCTTTAAACCAGTACATTGGTGTACCGCATGTGGATCTGCACTAGCTGAAGCAGAAGTTGAATACATGGATAAAGTATCTCCAGCAATTGATGTAAAATTCAAAATCAAAGATCAAGATAAACTAGCAAAAGCTTTTGGACTTGAATCACTAAATCATGAAGCATTTGCGGTTATCTGGACTACAACTCCTTGGACACTACCTGCAAACCAAGCTATTGCTGTACATAATGAGCTAAACTATAGCTTAGTTAAAATAGAGGATTTTTATATAATTCTTGCAGAAAATTTAGTTGAGCCTACACTAAAAAGATATGCTCTAGAAAATGCTAAAGTAATTGCAACCATTGCTGGCGATAAGTTAGTTGGTATCTTTGCAGATCACCCCTTCTATAATCGCCATGTGCCAATTTTACATGGAGATCATGTAACTGATGATTCTGGTACTGGTATGGTACATACGGCTCCTACTCATGGTGTAGAAGATTTCGCCCTAGGTAAAGAGCATGGTTTATCTATGGAAATTTTTGTTAAAGGAAACGGTTGCTATGGTGAGAATACAAAACTTTTCGCAGGTGAATTTGTTTTCAAAGCAAATGACAGAATCGTTGAGCTTTTAGGTGAAAAGAAACGCTTAATGAACTTTGACAAAATTAAACATAGTTATCCTCATTGCTGGAGACACAAAACACCTCTAATTTTTAGAGCTACTCCTCAATGGTTTATTAGCATGGAGAAACAAGGACTTCGTGATAAAGCTCTACAAGCGATCAAAGAAACTAGCTGGGCTCCTAGTTGGGGCGAAGCTCGTATAGAAGGCATGGTTCAAGACAGACCTGATTGGTGTATTTCTCGCCAAAGAACTTGGGGGGTGCCATTACCGTTATTTATCAACAAAGATACCGAGGAGCTACACCCAAATACTATTGAAATACTACATAAAGTAGCTGAGAAAATTGAAAAAGGCGGTATCGAAGCTTGGTTTAATTCTGAAGATAGTAACTTTATATCAGAAACTGATCAATATAAACGAGTAAAAGATACTCTAGATGTATGGTTTGACTCTGGCTCATCTAGTATGTGTATCCTTGATATCGACAAGCAACTTGCATATCCAGCTGATCTTTACCTAGAAGGTTCTGACCAGCATAGAGGCTGGTTCCAAACATCTCTACTAGTTGGTATGTCTGCTAAGGGTAGCCAACCATATAAAGAAGTCTTTACTCATGGATTTGTAGTTGATGAGCATGGCCGTAAAATGTCAAAATCACTAGGCAATGTAACATCTCCTCAAGATATTTATAATACTCTTGGTGCTGATATTCTGCGTTTATGGACTGCTTCAACTGATTATAAAAGCGAAATGGCTGTATCTGATCAAATTTTAAAAAGAACTGCTGACACTTATC encodes:
- the ileS gene encoding isoleucine--tRNA ligase, whose translation is MSDYKDTLNLPKTSFSMKGNLANKEPMILNKWEKQGIYKKIREHFAGRDKFVLHDGPPYANGSIHVGHAVNKILKDIIVKSKTLSGYDAPYIPTWDCHGLPIELQVEKKHGKAGQKISEDAFRKECRKYAKKQVEIQKKDFKRLGVLGQWEQPYLTMNFDYEANMIRTLAKIIDNGHLSKGFKPVHWCTACGSALAEAEVEYMDKVSPAIDVKFKIKDQDKLAKAFGLESLNHEAFAVIWTTTPWTLPANQAIAVHNELNYSLVKIEDFYIILAENLVEPTLKRYALENAKVIATIAGDKLVGIFADHPFYNRHVPILHGDHVTDDSGTGMVHTAPTHGVEDFALGKEHGLSMEIFVKGNGCYGENTKLFAGEFVFKANDRIVELLGEKKRLMNFDKIKHSYPHCWRHKTPLIFRATPQWFISMEKQGLRDKALQAIKETSWAPSWGEARIEGMVQDRPDWCISRQRTWGVPLPLFINKDTEELHPNTIEILHKVAEKIEKGGIEAWFNSEDSNFISETDQYKRVKDTLDVWFDSGSSSMCILDIDKQLAYPADLYLEGSDQHRGWFQTSLLVGMSAKGSQPYKEVFTHGFVVDEHGRKMSKSLGNVTSPQDIYNTLGADILRLWTASTDYKSEMAVSDQILKRTADTYRRLRNTARFLLSNLNGFNPETDIIEFDKLVKLDQWAIAKAKDFQDKIIDAYEKYQTHTVAQLIHHFCSVEMGSFYLDIIKDRQYTAKTDGHPRKSAQTAIYHIVHALVRWIAPILSYTADEIWEATPKTTDLPIQLCEWYTELKSFDSKDELDLDFWTKIQEIRSEVNRVLEIKRNEDLIKASLEAEITLYADEDNYKLIEKLGNELRFLLISSKANLKLLEEKTNNATEANISGLFIEISKIEETKCERCWHRSPTVGQNEEHPTICHRCVENITTETGESREFA